ACGCGGGGCAGATCCAGGGCTTCTTCAACATCCCCTCGGATCACCTCTACGGCAGCCCCGTGTTCCTCGAGGACCTGAAGAAGAAGTTCCCCGAGCCGGGCGAGGTGGTGGTGGTGAGCCCGGACGCGGGCGGCGTGGAGCGCGCGCGCGCCTACTCCAAGCGCATCGGCTGCACGCTGGCCATCGTGGACAAGCGCCGCCCCCGCCCCAACTCCTCCGAGGTGATGAACCTCATCGGAGACGTGAGCGGCAAGGACGCCATCCTCGTGGACGACATGGTGGACACCGCGGGCACGCTCGCGCAGGCGGCCAAGGCGCTCAAGGAGCGCGGCGCGCGCCGGGTGGTGGCGTACGCGGTGCACCCCATCCTCTCCGGCCCCGCGGTGCAGCGCATCACCGACTCGGAGCTCGAGGAGGTGGTGTTCACGGACACCGTGCCGCTCAGCCCCGCCGCCCAGGCGTGCAAGAAGATCCGCGTGCTCACCACCGAGCGGCTCTTCGGCGAGGCGATCGCGCGCATCCACCGCGCCGACTCCCTCAGCTCGCTCTTC
This Aggregicoccus sp. 17bor-14 DNA region includes the following protein-coding sequences:
- a CDS encoding ribose-phosphate pyrophosphokinase is translated as MQPRDFKVFSGSSNPALAQRICDYLKRPLGKAQVGRFSDGEIQVEIGENVRGQDIFIVQSTCPPANDNLMELLVMCDALKRASAGSINAVIPYYGYARQDRKVAPRTPITAKLIADLLEVAGATRVVSMDMHAGQIQGFFNIPSDHLYGSPVFLEDLKKKFPEPGEVVVVSPDAGGVERARAYSKRIGCTLAIVDKRRPRPNSSEVMNLIGDVSGKDAILVDDMVDTAGTLAQAAKALKERGARRVVAYAVHPILSGPAVQRITDSELEEVVFTDTVPLSPAAQACKKIRVLTTERLFGEAIARIHRADSLSSLFV